From a single Nostoc sp. MS1 genomic region:
- a CDS encoding YidH family protein: protein MNKLSKIDRQREHQANERTFLAWLRTSISLIGFGFAIARFGLFLRQLSTTITQRETTTNPTFNSENLGIILVLCGILAIALAAWRYNQVFWQIERGDYQPNRLAVWIITAVVMTLGFLCLPLLLIRNTIVPRPSSTINQQKTHNIH from the coding sequence ATGAATAAGCTGTCGAAAATAGACCGTCAGCGAGAACATCAAGCCAATGAACGAACTTTTTTAGCTTGGTTACGTACTTCTATTTCCTTAATAGGTTTTGGGTTCGCTATTGCTAGATTTGGGCTATTTCTCCGTCAGCTTAGTACTACAATTACACAACGAGAGACTACGACAAATCCCACATTCAACTCGGAAAACTTGGGGATTATTCTGGTACTGTGTGGAATTTTAGCGATCGCTCTAGCTGCATGGCGTTACAATCAAGTATTCTGGCAGATTGAACGTGGCGACTATCAACCCAATCGATTAGCTGTGTGGATAATTACTGCGGTTGTAATGACTTTGGGCTTCTTATGTCTTCCTTTACTGTTAATCCGTAATACAATTGTGCCGCGTCCATCTTCTACAATCAATCAGCAAAAAACACACAATATTCATTAA
- a CDS encoding cytochrome c biogenesis protein CcdA, which yields MLETLQTQIYQLEQFANTLVSDQLTHLSLLSIGIIFAAGLLTSLTPCMLSMLPITIGYIGGYEAKNRWQAAAQSTWFALGLATTLAGLGIIAAVVGKVYGQIGIGLPIIVSIIAILMGLNLLEALPLQFPSFGDTNWISQDLPSGVRSYAIGLTFGLVASPCSTPVLASLLGWVASTQDLILGGVLLISYTAGYVTPLILAGTFTASIKKLLELRRWSGWINPVSGALLVGFGVFSLISRIPLGSF from the coding sequence ATGCTGGAGACTCTGCAAACACAAATTTATCAACTGGAACAATTTGCCAATACTCTGGTATCAGACCAACTAACTCACCTGAGTTTGCTGAGTATTGGTATCATTTTCGCCGCAGGGTTACTTACCAGCCTTACGCCCTGTATGCTTTCCATGCTGCCAATTACTATTGGTTATATTGGTGGTTATGAAGCTAAAAATCGTTGGCAAGCTGCCGCACAATCAACATGGTTTGCGTTAGGTTTAGCAACTACACTGGCAGGTTTAGGCATTATAGCCGCAGTTGTGGGTAAGGTCTACGGTCAAATCGGCATTGGATTACCGATTATTGTTAGTATTATCGCCATCCTCATGGGTTTGAATTTGCTAGAAGCACTACCTCTACAATTCCCATCTTTTGGTGATACTAATTGGATTTCCCAAGATTTACCCTCTGGGGTGCGTTCTTACGCCATTGGCTTAACTTTCGGCTTAGTCGCCTCCCCTTGTAGCACACCAGTTTTAGCCAGTCTGCTTGGTTGGGTGGCGAGTACGCAAGATTTAATTTTAGGCGGTGTTTTGTTAATTTCTTACACAGCCGGGTATGTAACTCCGTTAATTTTGGCAGGTACTTTCACCGCATCAATTAAAAAGTTACTAGAATTGCGTCGCTGGTCTGGTTGGATTAATCCGGTTAGCGGTGCATTATTAGTAGGATTTGGTGTATTTTCTCTAATTTCTCGGATACCTCTTGGCAGTTTTTAA
- a CDS encoding cytochrome c biogenesis protein has translation MTIDNSASTASPWWSVPGKVLRREFLPVLTDLRLAIALLLIIAVFSITGTVIEQGQSPAFYQANYPEHPALFGFLTWKVIQVVGLDHVYRTWWFLSLLVLFGTSLTACTFTRQLPALKAAQRWKYYEEPQKFQKLALSAELDTGSVNSLIQLLQNRSYKIFQEKDDILYARKGIVGRIGPIIVHIGIVTILLGGIWGAMTGFVAQEMVPSGDTFQVKNIIDAGPLAPAQFPRDWSVRVNRFWIDYTPKGGIDQFYSDMSVLNNEGKEVDHKKIFVNQPLRYHGVTFYQTDWGISAVRVRVNNSPIFQLPMVLLNTKGQGRIWGTWIPTKPDMSEGVSLLAKDLQGMVLIYDAKGKLVDTVRNGMSTQVNGVTLKILDVVGSTGLQIKADPGIPIVYTGFGILMLGVVMSYFSHSQIWALQKGDRLYVGGKTNRAQVAFEQEVLDILDRLSSQSVQTNHQQS, from the coding sequence ATGACTATAGATAATTCAGCTTCCACAGCATCCCCTTGGTGGTCAGTACCGGGAAAGGTTTTACGGCGAGAGTTTTTACCTGTACTGACAGATTTACGTCTAGCGATCGCACTCCTATTAATCATCGCTGTTTTTAGCATTACTGGTACTGTCATCGAACAAGGGCAATCACCAGCATTCTATCAAGCTAACTACCCAGAACACCCGGCCCTATTTGGTTTCCTCACCTGGAAGGTAATTCAAGTAGTTGGTTTAGATCATGTTTATCGGACTTGGTGGTTTCTCTCATTACTGGTTTTATTCGGAACTAGCCTGACAGCTTGTACTTTCACCCGTCAATTACCAGCCTTAAAAGCCGCCCAACGTTGGAAATATTACGAAGAACCACAAAAATTTCAAAAACTCGCTTTAAGTGCAGAACTAGATACTGGTTCTGTCAATTCTTTAATTCAATTATTACAAAACCGTAGTTATAAAATTTTTCAAGAAAAAGATGATATCCTCTACGCCCGTAAGGGAATAGTCGGACGTATTGGCCCGATTATCGTGCATATAGGGATTGTAACTATCCTCTTGGGCGGAATTTGGGGGGCGATGACTGGATTTGTTGCCCAAGAAATGGTTCCTAGTGGCGATACCTTCCAGGTGAAAAATATTATCGATGCGGGGCCTTTAGCACCCGCCCAATTCCCCAGAGATTGGTCTGTACGAGTTAATCGTTTTTGGATTGACTACACCCCAAAAGGTGGCATTGACCAATTCTACTCAGATATGTCCGTCTTAAATAACGAAGGCAAAGAAGTTGACCACAAAAAGATTTTTGTCAATCAACCTCTGCGTTATCACGGTGTAACTTTTTATCAAACCGATTGGGGTATTTCTGCTGTGCGTGTCCGCGTTAACAACAGCCCCATTTTCCAGCTACCAATGGTACTGTTGAATACCAAAGGTCAAGGCCGTATCTGGGGAACTTGGATACCTACTAAGCCGGATATGAGTGAGGGCGTTTCCCTATTAGCCAAAGACTTACAAGGCATGGTGTTAATTTACGATGCTAAAGGCAAGCTTGTTGATACTGTTCGTAATGGGATGTCTACTCAGGTCAATGGTGTTACTTTGAAAATTTTAGATGTAGTCGGTAGCACTGGCTTACAAATCAAAGCCGACCCAGGTATACCAATTGTTTATACTGGCTTTGGTATACTGATGCTTGGTGTGGTGATGAGTTACTTCTCACACTCACAAATCTGGGCATTACAAAAAGGCGATCGCTTATATGTTGGTGGTAAAACCAACCGCGCCCAAGTAGCTTTTGAACAAGAAGTTTTAGATATTTTAGACCGTCTTAGTTCACAGTCTGTGCAAACAAATCATCAACAGTCATAA
- a CDS encoding NB-ARC domain-containing protein, with amino-acid sequence MQLHKQRRKRGVILSLPGFQKLQEARQRLEILENDGARFTIEELSYRTQLAPFTVSKVLAREEGVDKQTLEYFFRTFNLELTSNDYFRAGKQAEEQGSKGTELNTFPPNHTDWGEAVDVSIFFGRTEEVSKLEYCIIHDRCRLVALLGMGGIGKTSLSIKLAQQIQGEFEFVVWRSLRNTPPLTELLSNLLHFFADGQLVNLSDNTDNLISQFMGYLRSHRCLVILDNAESILASGESSGRYQQGYADYGYLLKQIGEAAHQSCVVLTSREKPPEITALEGENLPVRSMQLPGLSAIAALELIKSKSFFSGADSDWRQLIQHYAGNPLALKIIATTIQELFAGNITEFFAHGSTVFGSIYDLLAEQFHRLSPLEKDLIYWLAINREPATINDLRADLVLPVSSMKLLEALDSLSRRSLIEKKSLPLISVQFTLQPVVMEYVTGQLIEQVCTEIQNTQTKPQLLNSHALIKATAKDYIRVTQTKLILQPVIENLQQNLRSNQAIETQLTQTLQTIKNQTFPINLEPGYAGGNILNLLCHLQADLTGYDFSQLTIWQAYLQDTPLKRVNFAYADLSKSIFATTFSNIITVAFSPDGKKIATGHFDGYLILWDVTNGQKLIESQAHIGLTWCVVFSPNGNTLATVGQDETIKVWDVKTGQCLQTLQGHSGGVVCVIFAKAGNILISSSVDADIRVWDISSGECTQILKGHSRRVWSVALSPQGDILASGSEDSSVKLWNLITGDCIATLQGHTDWIKSVAFNSSGILATGSLDQTVRLWDINKRACLGVLVGHQNGILAIAFINDQILASCSIDCTIRLWDITTGQCVKILPGHANSVNAIASNPQGTILASGADDFSLRIWDIATGECLKIFKGRNNWVKSVAWSPDGKVIAAGNEDRTVRLWTTNGECRSLYGHTDLIFAVDFTPDGRIVASASADTTVRLWDVATGECIKVLSGHIGMVTGVAFSPDGKLLASTSYDNASRLWDTATGQLLTKFPVHLGMSVAFSADGKKLAFGGFDYTVTVWDLATGKPYRHITGHHNWVWWIAFSPDNKTLATGSSVERVIKLWDIETGECLQTLQGHEQMLWAIAFSPDGSILVSTSSDNTIKLWDVASGNCLDTIAGHNHWVMCAAFNPQGNMLVAGDGYAAIKIWDLTTKQCINTLKAEQIYERMNIHGVRGLTEAQKSALLTLGAEC; translated from the coding sequence ATGCAATTACACAAGCAAAGACGCAAGCGTGGTGTTATTCTTAGTCTCCCAGGATTTCAGAAACTTCAGGAGGCTAGGCAACGGCTAGAGATTTTAGAAAACGATGGAGCAAGATTTACTATCGAAGAACTGAGTTACCGTACTCAGCTTGCTCCTTTTACAGTTTCTAAGGTTTTGGCACGAGAGGAAGGCGTTGATAAACAAACCTTGGAATACTTTTTTAGAACCTTCAACTTAGAGCTAACCTCTAACGATTATTTCAGAGCCGGGAAACAAGCAGAGGAGCAAGGGAGTAAAGGCACAGAACTGAATACATTCCCCCCAAATCATACCGACTGGGGAGAAGCTGTTGATGTCTCGATTTTTTTTGGGCGGACAGAGGAAGTCAGTAAATTAGAATACTGCATCATACATGACCGTTGCCGACTTGTGGCACTGTTGGGTATGGGGGGAATTGGTAAGACTTCCCTTTCTATTAAGCTGGCGCAGCAAATTCAAGGCGAGTTTGAGTTTGTGGTATGGCGTAGTCTGCGCAATACTCCACCATTGACGGAGTTGCTATCCAACTTGCTACATTTTTTTGCTGATGGTCAACTGGTGAATTTATCGGATAATACTGACAATCTGATTTCCCAATTTATGGGGTATTTGCGATCGCACCGTTGTCTGGTCATCCTAGATAATGCAGAATCTATCTTAGCTAGTGGTGAATCTTCTGGGCGCTATCAACAAGGTTATGCAGATTATGGTTATCTGCTCAAACAAATCGGTGAAGCAGCGCATCAAAGCTGTGTGGTGTTAACGAGTCGAGAAAAACCGCCAGAAATAACTGCTTTAGAGGGTGAGAATTTACCTGTACGGTCAATGCAACTTCCGGGGTTAAGTGCGATCGCTGCTTTAGAATTAATTAAAAGCAAAAGCTTCTTTTCTGGTGCTGATAGCGACTGGCGACAATTAATTCAACATTATGCAGGTAATCCCCTGGCTTTAAAAATCATCGCCACGACTATTCAAGAATTATTTGCTGGCAATATCACTGAATTTTTTGCCCACGGTTCTACTGTATTTGGTAGTATTTACGACTTATTAGCAGAGCAATTTCATCGCCTTTCGCCATTGGAAAAAGACCTAATTTACTGGTTAGCGATTAACCGCGAACCAGCTACTATTAATGATTTACGGGCAGATTTGGTCTTACCAGTATCGTCAATGAAACTGCTGGAAGCTCTAGATTCCCTAAGTAGAAGAAGTTTGATTGAAAAAAAATCACTTCCCCTTATCTCTGTACAGTTTACATTGCAACCTGTAGTCATGGAGTATGTCACAGGTCAGTTAATTGAGCAAGTATGTACAGAAATCCAAAATACACAAACAAAACCCCAATTGTTAAATAGTCACGCCTTAATTAAAGCTACTGCTAAAGATTACATTAGAGTTACTCAAACCAAATTAATTCTGCAACCAGTAATCGAAAATCTCCAGCAAAATCTCCGCAGTAACCAAGCAATTGAAACTCAACTAACGCAGACTTTACAAACAATCAAAAATCAAACCTTTCCTATCAACCTAGAACCCGGATACGCAGGTGGGAATATTCTTAATCTCCTGTGTCACTTGCAAGCTGACCTCACAGGCTACGACTTCTCTCAGTTAACGATTTGGCAAGCTTATCTGCAAGATACTCCTCTCAAAAGAGTTAACTTCGCCTATGCTGATTTGTCTAAGTCCATTTTTGCGACAACTTTTAGCAACATCATCACTGTAGCTTTTAGTCCCGATGGTAAAAAAATAGCTACTGGTCATTTTGATGGGTACTTAATTCTCTGGGATGTAACTAACGGTCAAAAGTTAATTGAAAGCCAAGCGCATATAGGTTTAACTTGGTGTGTGGTGTTTAGTCCAAATGGCAATACTTTAGCAACTGTAGGACAAGATGAAACTATCAAAGTTTGGGATGTAAAAACTGGTCAGTGTTTGCAAACTTTACAAGGACATAGCGGCGGTGTGGTATGTGTCATCTTCGCCAAAGCTGGCAATATATTAATTAGTAGTAGTGTTGATGCTGATATCAGAGTTTGGGATATTAGCAGTGGCGAATGTACTCAAATACTAAAAGGTCATAGCCGGAGAGTTTGGTCAGTGGCTTTGAGTCCTCAAGGCGATATTCTAGCTAGTGGTAGCGAAGATAGCAGTGTGAAACTATGGAATTTAATTACAGGTGACTGCATTGCCACATTACAAGGTCATACAGACTGGATTAAATCGGTAGCTTTCAATTCTTCAGGAATCCTTGCTACTGGTAGCTTAGACCAAACTGTGAGACTGTGGGATATAAATAAGCGTGCTTGTCTGGGAGTTTTAGTAGGACATCAAAATGGCATACTAGCGATCGCCTTTATTAACGATCAAATCCTCGCTAGCTGTAGTATAGATTGTACAATTCGCCTCTGGGATATTACCACTGGGCAATGTGTGAAAATCTTGCCAGGACACGCTAATTCTGTAAATGCGATCGCCTCTAATCCTCAAGGTACTATACTTGCTTCTGGTGCTGATGATTTCTCCCTGAGAATTTGGGATATTGCCACTGGGGAGTGTTTGAAAATCTTCAAAGGTAGGAATAATTGGGTAAAATCAGTAGCTTGGAGTCCTGATGGTAAAGTAATTGCGGCTGGGAATGAAGACCGCACCGTGAGGTTATGGACAACAAATGGAGAATGTCGTAGCTTATACGGACATACAGACTTAATTTTTGCCGTAGATTTTACCCCTGATGGTCGTATAGTTGCTAGTGCCAGTGCTGATACCACAGTTAGATTGTGGGATGTAGCCACAGGTGAGTGCATCAAAGTTTTATCTGGGCATATAGGTATGGTAACAGGGGTTGCCTTTAGTCCTGATGGGAAGTTGTTAGCCAGCACCAGTTATGACAACGCTAGTAGGTTGTGGGATACAGCAACAGGACAACTTTTAACTAAATTCCCCGTCCACTTGGGAATGTCAGTTGCTTTTAGTGCTGATGGGAAAAAGTTAGCGTTTGGTGGATTTGATTATACCGTCACAGTTTGGGACTTAGCCACAGGTAAACCCTATCGCCACATTACAGGTCATCATAACTGGGTTTGGTGGATTGCCTTTAGTCCCGATAATAAAACCTTAGCAACGGGTAGTAGTGTAGAGAGAGTGATTAAACTGTGGGATATCGAGACAGGGGAATGTCTGCAAACACTGCAAGGACATGAACAGATGTTATGGGCGATCGCCTTTAGTCCCGATGGTAGTATCTTAGTTAGTACCAGCAGTGATAACACAATCAAACTCTGGGATGTCGCTTCCGGGAATTGCTTAGACACTATCGCAGGACATAATCATTGGGTAATGTGCGCCGCCTTCAACCCTCAAGGTAATATGCTAGTTGCTGGTGATGGCTATGCTGCTATTAAGATTTGGGATCTAACCACAAAACAGTGTATCAACACCCTCAAAGCCGAGCAAATTTATGAACGAATGAATATTCACGGAGTTAGAGGTTTAACAGAAGCACAAAAATCAGCGTTGCTAACTTTAGGTGCGGAGTGTTGA
- a CDS encoding IS5 family transposase produces the protein MYRRAQKQEKAAENFELPFGGKLASDNRWVIMANMIPWSKFEAEYAEIFSARMGAPAKTFRMALGALIIKEKLGISDRETVEQIRENPYLQYFIGMSAYSNESAFDPSMLVHFRERIDIELVNKINQEIVRKMLENKQEVEVRAKKPEVEDSKSKPANRGKLILDASCAPADISYPTDLGLLNQARKQTETIIDTLYKSLLVRNINKPRTYRNKARKDYLAVAKKRKPTVKERRKAIRKQLQYINRNLTHIQQLINLGASLLKLSNSQYKMLLVVAEVYRQQLWLYENQKISIQDRIVSLNQPHIRPIIRGKAGRTVEFGAKFSASYYDGYVFLDHISWDNFNESGDLKSQVEAYKNYTGYYPESVHVDKIYRTRENRAWCQERGIRISGPPLGRPPQNVSPEKKKQAAYDERIRNCIEGKFGQGKRRFSLGRVMAKLPHTSFTAIAITFLVMNLSTLLLRLFCVFFCLFFKTESFFTSSIIETDISLNLKQQKLIFFLD, from the coding sequence ATGTATCGAAGAGCGCAAAAGCAAGAAAAAGCAGCAGAAAACTTTGAACTACCCTTTGGGGGAAAACTAGCGTCAGATAACCGATGGGTAATCATGGCGAACATGATACCTTGGTCAAAATTTGAAGCAGAGTACGCAGAAATATTTTCAGCAAGAATGGGAGCGCCAGCCAAAACATTTAGAATGGCGTTGGGAGCATTAATAATTAAAGAAAAATTAGGAATAAGTGACAGAGAGACAGTAGAACAAATTCGGGAGAACCCGTATCTGCAATACTTTATAGGAATGTCAGCATATAGTAATGAATCTGCATTTGACCCGTCAATGCTAGTTCATTTTAGAGAAAGGATAGATATAGAATTAGTCAATAAAATCAATCAAGAAATAGTCAGGAAGATGTTAGAAAATAAACAGGAGGTAGAAGTAAGAGCAAAAAAGCCAGAGGTCGAGGATTCAAAAAGTAAGCCAGCCAATAGAGGAAAATTAATATTAGATGCTAGTTGTGCGCCAGCAGACATAAGTTATCCGACAGATTTAGGATTATTAAATCAAGCCAGAAAGCAAACAGAAACAATCATAGATACATTATATAAGTCCTTATTAGTAAGAAATATCAACAAACCAAGAACCTACAGAAACAAAGCAAGAAAGGATTATTTAGCAGTAGCCAAGAAAAGAAAACCAACAGTTAAAGAAAGAAGGAAAGCTATCAGAAAGCAACTGCAATATATCAACAGAAATTTAACTCATATTCAGCAGCTAATAAATTTAGGTGCGTCACTATTAAAACTGAGCAACAGTCAATATAAGATGTTGCTAGTAGTAGCAGAAGTTTATCGTCAACAGTTATGGTTATATGAAAATCAAAAAATTAGTATACAAGACCGCATTGTCAGTTTAAACCAACCACACATTCGTCCGATTATCCGAGGTAAAGCCGGGAGAACAGTAGAGTTTGGGGCTAAGTTTTCAGCTAGTTACTATGATGGCTATGTATTTTTAGACCATATTAGTTGGGACAACTTTAACGAATCAGGAGACTTAAAATCACAAGTAGAAGCATACAAAAACTACACCGGATATTATCCTGAATCAGTTCATGTTGATAAGATTTATCGGACGAGGGAGAATCGAGCTTGGTGTCAAGAAAGGGGAATTAGAATTAGTGGCCCACCACTAGGTAGACCCCCCCAAAATGTCAGCCCTGAAAAGAAGAAACAAGCCGCTTATGACGAAAGGATTCGTAATTGTATTGAGGGCAAGTTTGGACAAGGTAAACGAAGATTTAGCCTTGGTAGAGTTATGGCTAAACTTCCTCATACTTCTTTCACCGCTATTGCCATAACTTTTTTAGTTATGAATCTTTCTACTCTGCTATTACGGCTTTTTTGTGTATTTTTTTGCCTATTTTTCAAAACTGAGTCTTTTTTTACTTCTTCTATTATCGAAACTGATATTTCATTAAACCTTAAACAACAAAAACTTATCTTTTTTCTGGACTGA
- a CDS encoding HNH endonuclease has translation MGNAIVINRSDCLCEYCLIPEADGLSFQVDHIISVKHGGSTTPENLCYACVFCNLQKGTDLGSINWRTGELVRFFNPRRDFWGEHFQLDEAVIQPLTDIGEVTSRILDFNADERIIERQVLILSGQYPSASALKRISK, from the coding sequence ATGGGAAACGCTATAGTTATTAATCGTTCTGATTGTCTGTGTGAGTATTGCTTAATCCCTGAAGCAGACGGTTTGAGTTTTCAAGTTGACCATATAATCAGCGTAAAACATGGTGGTTCCACAACACCAGAGAATCTCTGTTATGCCTGTGTTTTCTGTAATTTACAAAAAGGAACTGATTTAGGCTCAATTAATTGGCGTACAGGAGAACTTGTACGGTTTTTTAACCCCCGTAGAGACTTTTGGGGGGAACATTTTCAATTAGATGAGGCTGTAATTCAACCTCTCACAGATATTGGAGAAGTAACATCTCGCATTTTGGATTTTAACGCTGATGAGCGGATTATAGAACGTCAAGTTTTAATCCTGTCTGGTCAGTATCCATCAGCATCAGCACTAAAACGAATCAGTAAATAG